Part of the Streptomyces sp. WMMC500 genome is shown below.
CTGCTCGCCGCCGTGGCCGCCTCGGTCGTCGCGCCGCGCATGCTGAACCGCTGGGGCATGCGCACCACGCTGGTCACCAGCATGGGCGGGATCGCCGCGGGCATGACCGGGGTGGGCGTCGTCGTGGCCGAGGACGGTTCGTACTGGGCGATGCTGCCCGGGATGGCCGTGTGGAGCCTCGCCGCGTACGGGTTCCCGGCGATGTTCGCCGCTGCCGCCGCCGGCGTCGCCCCGCACGAGCAGGGCACGGCGTCGGGGGTGGCGAACACCGCGTCGCAGATCGGCGGGGCCGTGGGCCTCGCGATCGTGGTGGCCGTGGCCGGCCCGGGCGGCGCCGCGTCGCCGGCGGACGCCGCCGCGGGGCTGCGCGACGGGTTCCTGGTGTCGGCCGCGCTGATGGCGGCGGCCGTGGTGGTCGCCCTCGCGCTCGGGAAGCCCCCGGCGGCCGCCGGCGTTGCACCCGTTGCGGCCTCGAAGACCCCCGACCGCCAGGAGGTATGACCGATGCTCACGTTCGACACCAGGACCTGGGAGCGCAGCGAGCGACGGGTGCGCGGCAGGCTCGGCGACGACCTCGTCGTCGACAGCGACGCCCCGCTGCTGGTGCGGGAGGCGGGCAGCCCGTACGTGCGGTACGCCTTTCCGCGCGGCGACGTCCGCACCGACCTGGTGCCGGACGGCGCGGTACGGGCGTACGAGGGCGACGCGGAGCTGGCGGACCACGTGTCCGTACGGTGGTCGGCGCTGGACCGCTGGTACGAGGAGGACGAGGAACTGCCGGTGGGGCCGCGTGACCCGTACCACCGGGTGGACGTGCTGCGCAGCGCACGGCATGTCCGGGTGGAGATCGGCGGGCGGACGGTGGGTGAGTCGCGAAGCCCGCTGGCGGTGTTCGAGACCGGACTGCCGGCCGTGTTCTACCTCCCGCCCGAGGACGTGGACCTGGAGCTGTTCGAGCCGACGGCGACCCGGACGGGGTGCCCGTACAAGGGCTTCGCGTCGTACTGGACCTACCGCGGCGGACCGGGCACACCCGAGCGCACGGACGTGGCCTGGGCGTACCGCGACCCGCTGCGCGAGGTCGGACCGATCGCCGGCCACCTGGCGTTCTACGACTCCGTGGCGGACGTCCTGGTCGACGGGGTGAAGCGGGGCGGCTGAGCGGGGCCGGCGGGGTGCTCGCGGCGCGGAGCTGCGGCGCGGGCACGCCGGCGGGACACTGGTGCCGTGGGTGGCGCACGCGGCGCGTGCGCGTACGGCAGCGAATCCGGAGGTGCCCCATGGCCGCCCAGCTCACCGACCCCGTCGTGGCCGCCTTCGTCGCGGCGCTCAACGCCGGCGACAGGGACGCGTTCTTCGCGCTCCTGACCGACGACGCGACCATGACCGACGACGGCACGGAGCGGGATCTCGCGGCGTGGACCGACCGGGAGATCTTCTCCTCCGCCGGTCACATGGACGTCGAGTCCGTCGCCCCGGACGGCCGCTCGCTCGTGGCCACGTACTCGAACTCCACCTGGGGCGGCATGCGCACCCGATGGTCCTTCACGGTCGCGGGCGACCGCATCAGCCACTT
Proteins encoded:
- a CDS encoding DUF427 domain-containing protein; this translates as MLTFDTRTWERSERRVRGRLGDDLVVDSDAPLLVREAGSPYVRYAFPRGDVRTDLVPDGAVRAYEGDAELADHVSVRWSALDRWYEEDEELPVGPRDPYHRVDVLRSARHVRVEIGGRTVGESRSPLAVFETGLPAVFYLPPEDVDLELFEPTATRTGCPYKGFASYWTYRGGPGTPERTDVAWAYRDPLREVGPIAGHLAFYDSVADVLVDGVKRGG
- a CDS encoding nuclear transport factor 2 family protein, translating into MAAQLTDPVVAAFVAALNAGDRDAFFALLTDDATMTDDGTERDLAAWTDREIFSSAGHMDVESVAPDGRSLVATYSNSTWGGMRTRWSFTVAGDRISHFDTGQA